The uncultured Carboxylicivirga sp. genomic interval TATCAGCAAAAAATTAATACGAACAATAAAATCCTTCAACTGCAACAACAAGAAATAGAATCAAATAGAGCTATTCTTAATCAGAAAGACAAAACTATAAAAACACAACGATTAATTGTATTTGCTTTTATCATTGGTATTACTACCAATTTAATATTAGTATTTCTGCTTCTTAAAAGTTTAAAGGATAAGAAAAAGAGAAATAAACAACTAAAGAATCAAAAACAAGAACTAGCAAAACAAAATGAGGTACTAATGAAAAACAGTAACCTCATCGAATCCATGATGGATGAAATAAGCGAATCGAACGAGGAGCTAACTGCTACACTTGAAGAAAACAAACGGATACAACACAAACTTGTTCAATCCGAGAAAATGGCTTCACTTGGTGTGCTTTCTGCTGGAATTGCCCATGAAATAAACAATCCAATAAACTTTGTATACGCTGGCATCAATAGCTTACTGCGCGATTTTGAAGACATTAAACCTGTTATTGACGAGGTAAGTTTATTGAATATCGACAGCGATAATCTGAAAGAAAAAATAGAACTCATTAAACAGCTAAAAGAAGAAAATTATTTCGACGAAGCCATGGAAGCCATTCCTGAAATAATTAATGACATTAAACTTGGGGCAGATCGAACAGCCGAGATTGTAAAAGGACTTCGAAATTTTACACATATGGATACCGATCATCAAGAAACTCTCAATATTAACGAAGGACTCGATACATCCTTATTACTATTGAAGAACAAATACAAAAATCATATTGAAATTGTTAAAAACTACAGCAAGTCTCTTCCCGATCTGTTATGCTTTCCAGGTAAAATTAATCAAGCCTTTTTAAACATACTTGCGAATGCTGTGGATGCTATTGAAGAGAAAGGTAAAATAACAATCACTACTAATAAAGAAGACGATTATATTGAAATTTCCATAAAAGACAATGGACCGGGCATACCTGAAGAGATTCAAAGTAAAATATTTGATCCTTTTTTTACTACAAAATCAGTTGGAGAAGGAACCGGACTCGGCCTGGCCATAACATATGGAATAATTAGAGAACACAACGGAACTATAAATGTAATTTCAAATTCTAACGATGGAAGCGAATTTATAATTAAGCTACCTATCAATCATTTACCTTAAAACATTAAATCATGAGATACAAAATTTTATACGTGGATGATGAACATAGTAACTTAAGAATTTTTAAAGATACTTTTCGACGTGATTTTGAAGTCTTTATTGTTGATTCAGGTTCAAAAGCACTTGAATTAATTAACAATACGATGGTTGATTTAGTCATCACTGATCAGAGAATGCCCGAGATGACCGGAGTCGAATTATTAAGAGAAATAACCTTACGATTTGATGATTTGCCATCCAACCGACTTATCCTATCTGGTTATGCTGAAGATTCGGAAATTCAGGAAGCCTTTAACAACTACCATCTATCAAAATTCATTTCTAAACCCTGGGATTATAAAAACTTAAAAGAGGTAATTATTCACTCAATCGAAGAAAATTAGAGCCCCATCTTTATGAATATTATTTAATTATTATATTTAACCCTCCAAACTATGACTCTCGTTGACACAACCATGGAAAAATACAATATACTATATGTTGATGACGAACCCAGTAATCTAAGAATTTTCAAAGATACTTTTCGCCGAAATTTTAACGTTCATATTGCTACATCGGCCAAAGAAGGAATTGAAATATTAGATAAAAACAACATCGATTTAATCATCAGCGATCAGCGTATGCCCGAAATGACAGGCGTTGAACTATTGAAGTATTCTTTCCAAAAATATCCGAAAACAAACCGAATATTATTAACCGGTTATTCCGATATTAAAGCCATTGAAGATGCAATTAATCAGGCTCGTATTTTTCAGTATGTTCAAAAACCCTGGAGCGAAAGAAGCCTTCTTGAAATCATAAGCGATGCTTTACGTGTTCAAGAGTTAGAAGAAGAAAACGAACGCCAGAGAAAAGCTCTGAAAATTGCAAAAGAAAAAGCTGAGCAAAGCGACAAACTTAAAACTGAGTTTATTTACAATTTAACTCACGAGGTTAGAACACCAATGAATGGAATAATTGGCTTTGCCTCATTACTCGAAAACGACGATTTACCATTGGAAGATAGAAAACACTATCTTTCAATTATTCAAAATAGTACTACTCAACTCTTACGCATAATTGATGACATTTTAGAAATATCGCAATTGGTAACAAAGCAAGTTAAAGTTGAGTTGAAAGAATTTAGTTTACATGAGTTACTCACTGAGCTAGCATCGCTATTTCAGATTAAAACCAACGAATTAAATCTAAATCTTACTTATAATAACAATATCGAAGGACGTAATTGTACTATCATGTGCGATAGAGCACGCCTTTACACTATCATAAGTAACCTACTCGACAATGCAATTAAGTTTACATCAAAAGGTGGTATTGAACTTTTTTGTGAGAGACATGAAAATCTTGTGAAAATATTTATCAGGGATACCGGCATTGGAATTAATCCCGAAAATATTGAATCGATATTCAAACGTTTTTCGCAAGAGGCTAAAGAAATTACAAACAAAAGTGGTGGTTTAGGCTTGGGATTGTCCATAGCTCAGGAGAATGCCCGATTAATTAACGGCAATATTACTGTTGAATCTAAATTAGGAGAAGGATCAACATTTTGCTTAACATTAAATCAACCAACACAAGAATAGACTATTAAATCAATACGCTTTCATTTTAAGGTTTAAAAGAGTAGCACCTTATAAAGGTAAAATTTGAGACCACTTTATTTGTAAGTTATTTTCAACAACCAATTGTATTTATCAATGTCGTTAATATAGCTCTACTTTCTCATGCCTCAAACAAGTTAAAACTCAACATTAGAATCAGTTGCTAATAACGATACTGGAGGTATACTTTTACATTTTAAATACAGAAATATTATCGTAACTTCAACGTATTAATTTTCTGCATACATTTGTAGTAAACCTCAATATATTTTTAAATGAGTTCAAATCAATTTTCTAATCTTAATTCTTCCAACCCCTGGCTGGAAAAATTATTCAAAAACATTAAAACAGTTATTGCAATAGCTATTGTAGCTATTTTGGTAACTTCAGCTTTTTTTCAGGTCGGTCCTGAAGAAGTAGGCGTTATTGTACGTTTTGGTAAATATCAGCGTACTGTTGATCCGGGTTTAAATTATAAAATACCATTTGCCGAAACAGTGTATAAAGTTCCGGTTGAACGTCAACAAAAACTGGAATTTGGTTTCAGAACCACCAACCCTGGAGTAAGAACCGAATACACCCGAAGAGGAGCAATGGATGAGTCGCTAATGTTAACCGGAGACTTAAACCTGGCTGATGTAGAATGGGTTATTCAATACCGTATTGATAATGCATACAATTATCTGTTCAAAGTACGAAATCCTCAAACCACTTTACGCGACATTTCAGAAGCAGCCATGCGTCAGATTGTTGGAGATCGAACTGTTAACGAGGTTCTAACAGTTGGACGTACCGAAATAAGCAGTAAACTGCAGGAATTAATGCAACAGATTTGTCGCGAATATTCGCTTGGGGTAAAAATAGAGCAGGTCGTTTTACAGGATGTGAATCCACCAGAACCTGTAAAAGCAGCCTTTAACGCAGTTAATGAGGCTCAACAAGAGAAAGAAACACTAATTAACCAGGCTAAAGCTGAATACAACAAAGTAATACCTAAAGCAGCCGGACAAGCAAAAGAAACCATTCAAATGGCCGAAGGTTATGCATCGGAGCGTGTAAACAATGCCAAAGGTGATGTTGCCCGTTTCAATGAGCTGTATAAAGAGTATGTAAAAGCACCAGAAGTAACAAAAAAACGTATTTACCTCGAAACAATGGAATCTGTGATTCCTAAATTAGGCGAAAAAATCATCACAGATCAGAAGGGCAACAGCGTTTTACCATTACTTCAAATGCAATTATCACAACAAAACAACACTAAAAATGGCCAATAAAAAAATAATCATATCTCTAGTACTGGGAGTAATTGTTGTATTTTTACTTTCTACTAGTACATACGTAGTAAACGAAGCCGAACAAGTTGTAGTGACTCAGTTTGGTAAACCTGTAGGACAACCGATTGTTACACCTGGTATCAAATTTAAAATTCCCTTTATTCAAACCACTCACTTTTTCGATAAGAGATATTTGGAATGGGATGGCGACCCTAATCAAGTGCCAACAAAAGATAAAAAATTCATTTTTGTAGATACCTATGCTCGTTGGCAAATTGTAGATCCGTTGCAATTTTTCAAACGATTAACCAACGAACGTGGTGCCATCTCACGCATTGATGACATTTTAGACGGCGAAACCCGTAATTACATTGCCAAGCATAATATTGAAGAAGCTGTGCGTTCAAGTAACCGCACTCCGGTTTCATCGGGTGTAATTGGCGAACTTATTGGTGATAGCCTGGCAACCATCAATGTAGGTAGAGATAAAATTCAGGAGATGATACAAAAAGCGGCTAACGAACAAGCTGAGGATTTAGGTATCGCTATTCTGGATTTCCGCTTTAAACGCATCAACTACGTGCAAGAAGTACAATCTCAGGTATACGAAAGAATGAAAAGTGAGCGTAACCGTATTGCAGATAAATTTAGATCAGAAGGACAAGGTGAAGCTTCTAACATAAATGGTGAAAAAGAACGTGAGCTTCGAAGGATTGTATCGGAAGCATATAAAACCGCCGAAGAGATTAAAGGACGTGCAGATGGTGAAGCAGCCCGCATTTATGCAGAAGCTTATGACAAATCAGCCTCTTCGCGTGAATTATATGGTTTTATGAAATCGATGGAAGCATATCAGAAAACATTTGATAATAAAACTCATATCATTCTATCAACCGATAGCGAGTTTTATAAATATTTAAAATCGATGAGATAGAAAGTTATTAGGTTTTATAATCTAGTATCTAGCATTTTAATAAAAACAACGAGAAAGCAGAATCAAATTATTGATTCTGCTTTCTCGTTTATATCTATATCAAATATTTTACTTTTTGCGCTTCATCAAGATACTTACTACAACCGACACGCCCATCAAATAAGGATAAAACAAAAACTGCATTATTTCAAAAGGAGTAACAGCCATAGATGCCAAACCAACAGCAGCTAATATTTGAGCTCCATAAGGCAAAGCACCTTGCACAAAGCACGAAGCAGTATCCATTAAACTAGCAGAACGCTTTGGTTCAATATTAAATTTTGTTGCAATGTTTTTAACGATGGATCCTCCCATCAGAATAGCAATGGTATTATTGGCTGTAAAAACATTTACAATTGAGGTAACAGCCACAATGGTAAACTCTGCTCCTCGCCTGCCTTTGGCACGTTTTTCAATCGTATTCAGTAAAAATTCAATACCTCCGTTAACACGCACAATTTCAACCAAGCCGCCGACTAACAGCGATATCACTACAATTTCGGCCATACCTAACATTCCGTTACTGGTTGCTGATAAAATTTGCCATATATCCATTACTTTATCGTTTAATGGTAAAGCAATGCCAACAATTGCTGATAGAATAATACCCCCTAATAAAACAATAAATACATTGACCCCTATCAAGGCAAAAACCAAAACGGCCAAATAAGGAATAATTCGCAGCCAATCACCACTTAACAATTGTACTTGCTGGTGTCCCCCTTCTCCTCCTAAAATCAAATAAAGCCCAACAGAAATAATAGCCGCTGGTAAAACCAGATTTATATTCATCTTAAATTTATCGCGCATACTACTGCCTTGTGTACGGGCTGCGGCAATGGTAGTATCTGAAATCATTGATAAATTATCGCCAAACATGGCGCCACCAATAACTGCTCCCAATGCTAAAGCCGGGGAGAACTTTGCAGTTTCAGCTAATTCAAGAGCAACCGGAGAAAGAGCCACAACCGTTCCTACCGAAGTACCAACTGACAATGCGATAAAACTACCTATCACAAACAATCCGGCTAACAAAACCTTGCCTGGTAAAATACTTAGTCCAATTCTAACAGTTGCATCCACTGCCCCAACTTCGCGAGCCAATCCGGCGAATCCTCCTGCCATTAGAAATATTAGGCACATCATCATAATGCCAGAGTGCCCCATCCCCTTAGTAAACACCTCCATTTTTTGAGCTATCTTTTTACCCGGAGCCATCATAACAGCAACTATTGCTGCAACAAAGAAGGAAATAAGAATGGGCATCTTATAGAAATCGCCCGTTAT includes:
- the hflC gene encoding protease modulator HflC; this encodes MANKKIIISLVLGVIVVFLLSTSTYVVNEAEQVVVTQFGKPVGQPIVTPGIKFKIPFIQTTHFFDKRYLEWDGDPNQVPTKDKKFIFVDTYARWQIVDPLQFFKRLTNERGAISRIDDILDGETRNYIAKHNIEEAVRSSNRTPVSSGVIGELIGDSLATINVGRDKIQEMIQKAANEQAEDLGIAILDFRFKRINYVQEVQSQVYERMKSERNRIADKFRSEGQGEASNINGEKERELRRIVSEAYKTAEEIKGRADGEAARIYAEAYDKSASSRELYGFMKSMEAYQKTFDNKTHIILSTDSEFYKYLKSMR
- a CDS encoding Na+/H+ antiporter NhaC family protein produces the protein MKMTGYKALLPVGIFLIIYLVPGIITGDFYKMPILISFFVAAIVAVMMAPGKKIAQKMEVFTKGMGHSGIMMMCLIFLMAGGFAGLAREVGAVDATVRIGLSILPGKVLLAGLFVIGSFIALSVGTSVGTVVALSPVALELAETAKFSPALALGAVIGGAMFGDNLSMISDTTIAAARTQGSSMRDKFKMNINLVLPAAIISVGLYLILGGEGGHQQVQLLSGDWLRIIPYLAVLVFALIGVNVFIVLLGGIILSAIVGIALPLNDKVMDIWQILSATSNGMLGMAEIVVISLLVGGLVEIVRVNGGIEFLLNTIEKRAKGRRGAEFTIVAVTSIVNVFTANNTIAILMGGSIVKNIATKFNIEPKRSASLMDTASCFVQGALPYGAQILAAVGLASMAVTPFEIMQFLFYPYLMGVSVVVSILMKRKK
- the hflK gene encoding FtsH protease activity modulator HflK, which codes for MSSNQFSNLNSSNPWLEKLFKNIKTVIAIAIVAILVTSAFFQVGPEEVGVIVRFGKYQRTVDPGLNYKIPFAETVYKVPVERQQKLEFGFRTTNPGVRTEYTRRGAMDESLMLTGDLNLADVEWVIQYRIDNAYNYLFKVRNPQTTLRDISEAAMRQIVGDRTVNEVLTVGRTEISSKLQELMQQICREYSLGVKIEQVVLQDVNPPEPVKAAFNAVNEAQQEKETLINQAKAEYNKVIPKAAGQAKETIQMAEGYASERVNNAKGDVARFNELYKEYVKAPEVTKKRIYLETMESVIPKLGEKIITDQKGNSVLPLLQMQLSQQNNTKNGQ
- a CDS encoding YfiR/HmsC family protein, translated to MRASILLLLCFTWLNSSAQIDRSEVLGAYIFNFAKLSTSPQQNQYNSYNLFVVTNNADIIEEFKQMKAHVRIHDKPINLTISGTGKNDFSKACLVFIASDMMEQYQSIFNKTANTEALLISENFDDKKSILLNLYEAADNTMKFEMNKGNIHKRNITINDEILLMGGTIVDLSELYVEAQQELKSSDIKMDEFEDSVKVLSQVIGQSQNEISHQQYELEEQKEIIAKQSTEKKQLTSDIHKQKQQLTSILDAYKQNEDKMLLYNDSLLRALTLLQSYQQKINTNNKILQLQQQEIESNRAILNQKDKTIKTQRLIVFAFIIGITTNLILVFLLLKSLKDKKKRNKQLKNQKQELAKQNEVLMKNSNLIESMMDEISESNEELTATLEENKRIQHKLVQSEKMASLGVLSAGIAHEINNPINFVYAGINSLLRDFEDIKPVIDEVSLLNIDSDNLKEKIELIKQLKEENYFDEAMEAIPEIINDIKLGADRTAEIVKGLRNFTHMDTDHQETLNINEGLDTSLLLLKNKYKNHIEIVKNYSKSLPDLLCFPGKINQAFLNILANAVDAIEEKGKITITTNKEDDYIEISIKDNGPGIPEEIQSKIFDPFFTTKSVGEGTGLGLAITYGIIREHNGTINVISNSNDGSEFIIKLPINHLP
- a CDS encoding response regulator, yielding MRYKILYVDDEHSNLRIFKDTFRRDFEVFIVDSGSKALELINNTMVDLVITDQRMPEMTGVELLREITLRFDDLPSNRLILSGYAEDSEIQEAFNNYHLSKFISKPWDYKNLKEVIIHSIEEN
- a CDS encoding hybrid sensor histidine kinase/response regulator, which codes for MTLVDTTMEKYNILYVDDEPSNLRIFKDTFRRNFNVHIATSAKEGIEILDKNNIDLIISDQRMPEMTGVELLKYSFQKYPKTNRILLTGYSDIKAIEDAINQARIFQYVQKPWSERSLLEIISDALRVQELEEENERQRKALKIAKEKAEQSDKLKTEFIYNLTHEVRTPMNGIIGFASLLENDDLPLEDRKHYLSIIQNSTTQLLRIIDDILEISQLVTKQVKVELKEFSLHELLTELASLFQIKTNELNLNLTYNNNIEGRNCTIMCDRARLYTIISNLLDNAIKFTSKGGIELFCERHENLVKIFIRDTGIGINPENIESIFKRFSQEAKEITNKSGGLGLGLSIAQENARLINGNITVESKLGEGSTFCLTLNQPTQE